DNA from Patescibacteria group bacterium:
CTTTTGCCGGTTTTTAAAATTATGCAAAAAGGGAGTATTTTTCTTTTTTTTGACCTTATCATCACTCTGATTGTTATTAGCTTTGCACTCTATTATGCTTTAGAGCGCTATATTATTTAATATTGACAAGCATTATTTAATATTATAATCTTTAAATCTGAGGTAGAGAAATAAAGTCGTAACCACCATCGGGTCTCTTTTTTTGGGCCCATCCTCTTTTTTTTCTGCTTCATTATTCTAGTTCATTGGCAGTTATATCATCTATATCAACTATTATTAGCTCTCTTTTGTGCACACACAACATAAAAATCGCGCGCGTTGAAATGTTCGATGAATGGACGTCAAAACTATGCTTGTGGTACAAAAAAAGAGAGCTTTTTTTTATTTAACAAAGATTTTTAATTTATAATAAGTATTTATAGTTTTTTATACGTAGCTTTATTTCGTAATTTAATACTATCGATGACAATCTCTTTATTGTAAAAATGGAATATGATTCTGAAATGACCTGATTTTAATCTATAAAAATCAGTATTTCTAATCTTTTGAATATTTAAACTCTTTGTATTGCCCTTAACCAAATCTGTAATAATTCCTAATAGTTTTTTTCTGTCTTTTTTATTGATTCTTCTAAGCAGCTTTTCTATTTTATCCATGCTAAACTGTCTTTTTTAAAACTTTGATCAAATCTTTTGCTTTGATTCCCTTTCCTTTATTATCACGAATAGCATCAAAAACAGTGTATTCGTTTTTTTTATACAATTCTTTAAGAATCAGTGGTTTTATCTCTAACCTGTCTTTTTTTTCTTCAATAATATATTGATTAGTAGAAAAATTACGTCTCCATTTAGCTGGAAGAGTAATTTGTCCTTTGCTTGTGATTTTAGTTATAGTAACCATATTTCTAGTAATTAATGTAATACTTTCTTACATTCTTACTTTATCAAGGCATATAGAGCTTGTCAAATAAGCAATTCTTTGATTTCGTTGTCTTGACAAAGACTTGTCCTTGACAATGCTTCATAAAACAAACAAAATGAAAATGAAATCCATTT
Protein-coding regions in this window:
- a CDS encoding AbrB/MazE/SpoVT family DNA-binding domain-containing protein, translated to MVTITKITSKGQITLPAKWRRNFSTNQYIIEEKKDRLEIKPLILKELYKKNEYTVFDAIRDNKGKGIKAKDLIKVLKKTV